The Pricia mediterranea genome includes a window with the following:
- a CDS encoding glycosyl hydrolase 2 galactose-binding domain-containing protein, giving the protein MNGNPIKIQLSQHWRIRSSRDVSDAGSVISSPGRKIDHWIDAEVPSTVLGALVDAEIVKDPFVGDNLKNIATEQFEVSWWYATDFTLDTDQAESFAVLKFEGINYKAQVWLNGKQIAGPSEINGAYRRTSFEVSKNIVKGRNFLAVEVLPPKPGDFSTGYVDWNPAPPDGNMGIFRPVSLRLHHGVRIENPFVRTKVDLKTLKHADLTVTTEMKNDTSKEVSGILKGRIASKVFERHINLSARGETRVEFRPDEFPQLAFKNPRLWWPVHLGSPDLYELELEFIVDGRVSSAEKTTFGIREVEAYWLNDIHRGYKINGQKVMIKGAGWTDDLFLKDSDKSLEAQVRYVKQMNLNCIRLEGIWGKDHQLYDLCDKHGILLMVGWSCHWEHEIHMGIPVDERYGGVYRPEDIEHIAQAWQEQVIWLRNHPSIFVWTVASDKVPITVLEQKYIETFAEYDPDRPYLNSTGGVGSDQHVVGSEDVVSEISGSSGVKMLGPYAYTAPRYWFTDTKFGGAYGFNTETGPGAQPPQLKSLKKFIPRDKLWPINEIWDYHCGLYEFKKLDRFEKALNARYGKPNSIEEFDRKAQAMNYELMRPMFEAFQVNKKKCTGVVQWMLNAAWPKMYWQLYDYYLMPTGAFYATQKACSALHLAYNYGDRQVYLINDHKQDMEGLKARIRVYDIDSQLVLEEERTLDAPADSSVSVFKTAAKKGGLSTTYFLDLRLRDAQNKEMDTNFYWLSTREETLDYEAYLGEFAYHTPSKQYADLNLLNTLSKVNVEVVCNLEEDGDAVAISATLKNNGTVIAFLINLHVIEKETGEAILPIFWEDNFISLLPGEKRTLRATFTSTAVPELEVAGWNLNKTKTNNDATISDSRGETLP; this is encoded by the coding sequence ATGAACGGCAATCCTATTAAGATACAGCTGTCGCAGCATTGGAGAATACGATCCTCAAGGGATGTTTCCGATGCGGGATCGGTTATTTCGAGCCCAGGTAGGAAAATAGATCACTGGATCGATGCCGAAGTCCCTTCTACGGTACTTGGTGCTTTAGTCGATGCAGAAATCGTCAAAGATCCCTTTGTTGGGGACAATCTTAAAAACATAGCGACAGAGCAGTTCGAAGTGTCTTGGTGGTATGCCACCGATTTTACTCTCGACACGGATCAAGCGGAATCATTTGCCGTATTAAAGTTTGAAGGCATCAACTACAAGGCGCAGGTCTGGCTGAACGGTAAGCAAATTGCCGGCCCTTCAGAAATCAACGGCGCCTACCGACGCACTTCTTTCGAGGTAAGCAAAAACATTGTTAAAGGGCGCAACTTTTTGGCTGTTGAGGTATTACCCCCCAAGCCCGGCGATTTTAGTACAGGCTATGTGGATTGGAATCCCGCCCCGCCCGATGGCAATATGGGTATTTTCAGGCCTGTAAGCTTACGTCTGCATCACGGGGTGCGCATCGAAAACCCCTTTGTTCGGACCAAGGTTGACCTGAAAACCTTAAAGCATGCCGATCTGACCGTGACGACCGAAATGAAAAACGATACCTCAAAAGAAGTCTCGGGGATTCTAAAAGGACGGATAGCATCCAAAGTATTCGAGCGGCACATAAACCTTTCGGCACGGGGTGAAACACGGGTGGAATTCAGGCCCGATGAATTTCCACAGTTGGCATTCAAAAACCCTAGGCTTTGGTGGCCGGTTCATCTGGGAAGCCCCGATCTCTACGAACTGGAATTGGAATTTATCGTTGACGGTCGTGTTTCAAGTGCCGAAAAAACAACCTTCGGTATCCGGGAGGTCGAAGCCTATTGGTTGAACGACATCCATCGCGGCTATAAGATTAACGGACAGAAAGTAATGATCAAAGGGGCGGGGTGGACCGATGACCTGTTTTTAAAGGATTCGGATAAAAGCCTCGAAGCCCAAGTGCGGTACGTCAAGCAGATGAACCTCAACTGCATACGTCTCGAAGGAATATGGGGCAAAGATCACCAACTGTACGATCTATGCGATAAACACGGTATTTTGCTGATGGTCGGATGGAGCTGCCACTGGGAGCATGAAATCCATATGGGCATCCCGGTCGATGAGCGTTACGGCGGGGTTTACAGACCCGAAGATATCGAACACATTGCACAAGCTTGGCAAGAACAGGTGATTTGGCTTCGCAACCATCCCAGTATCTTTGTTTGGACGGTTGCCAGCGACAAGGTCCCCATTACGGTCTTGGAGCAAAAATACATCGAGACCTTTGCCGAATACGACCCCGACCGGCCCTATCTTAATTCGACCGGGGGCGTGGGCAGCGATCAACACGTGGTCGGTAGCGAAGACGTCGTCAGTGAAATCAGCGGTTCTTCGGGCGTAAAGATGCTGGGTCCCTATGCCTATACAGCGCCAAGGTACTGGTTTACGGATACCAAGTTTGGCGGAGCGTATGGATTTAACACTGAAACAGGTCCCGGCGCCCAACCACCCCAACTGAAGAGCCTTAAAAAATTCATCCCCCGTGACAAATTATGGCCGATCAACGAAATATGGGACTATCACTGCGGACTTTATGAATTCAAAAAACTGGACCGCTTTGAGAAGGCTCTCAACGCGCGTTACGGCAAGCCTAATTCTATAGAAGAGTTCGATAGAAAGGCTCAGGCCATGAATTACGAACTGATGCGCCCCATGTTCGAGGCCTTTCAGGTCAATAAAAAGAAATGTACCGGCGTGGTTCAATGGATGTTGAATGCGGCTTGGCCAAAAATGTACTGGCAGCTCTACGATTATTACCTGATGCCCACGGGGGCCTTTTATGCGACTCAAAAAGCCTGTTCCGCCTTACATCTGGCTTACAATTATGGCGACCGTCAAGTTTATTTGATCAATGATCATAAGCAGGACATGGAAGGCTTGAAGGCCCGGATCCGTGTTTATGACATTGATTCACAGCTGGTTTTGGAGGAAGAAAGGACTTTGGACGCGCCTGCCGACAGTTCCGTTTCTGTATTTAAAACTGCAGCCAAGAAAGGAGGTTTATCGACCACTTACTTTTTAGATCTTCGGCTTCGCGATGCGCAGAACAAAGAAATGGATACTAATTTCTATTGGCTTTCCACCCGAGAGGAAACCCTGGATTACGAAGCATATCTCGGCGAATTCGCTTACCACACCCCCAGCAAACAGTACGCTGATCTAAACTTGCTAAATACCCTGTCAAAGGTAAATGTTGAGGTGGTCTGTAACCTTGAAGAAGATGGGGATGCCGTGGCAATATCCGCCACGTTGAAAAATAACGGTACTGTCATCGCTTTTCTAATCAACCTTCATGTAATCGAGAAGGAGACGGGGGAAGCCATTCTCCCTATTTTCTGGGAAGATAATTTTATCAGTTTATTGCCGGGCGAAAAAAGAACGTTACGAGCCACCTTTACCAGTACCGCAGTACCGGAATTAGAAGTAGCTGGTTGGAATTTGAACAAAACAAAAACGAACAACGATGCAACAATTAGCGATTCAAGGGGGGAAACCCTGCCGTAA
- a CDS encoding sodium:solute symporter family protein codes for MLSGIDYFIVIAYIVGMLLLGLYFKRFVGSSKDYFLGGKSLPFWAIGMSIVVSDIGALDFVGVSGQAYRYGIAVGNFDWVGSVPAMLLAAFIFIPYFWRGGMYTIPEYLGRRYNRSVRTIASATWILFFALDLGVLFWASAVLLNVLMGWPIWVSILSTAGVVGLYTYFGGITAVIMTDVVQMIIMFIGGFALVFLSLDAVGGWVNMVDKIMSMGPEYQSHFDIIRPIDTPSPFPWTGILFGLTFVMANAYMIGNQSIVQRCLTAKNEWHAKASMIFGSALKMLIPILVLFPGLMAVVVHPDLLDGDQALPMMIKTILPPGLVGLMFAAFFAGLMSSVDSLLNSTATLFTKDIYEPFIKKNAGDKHYLKVGQITTLVLLGLGVATAPISSDFPGIYVAIQTFMSYFQGPLFAILLLGIFWKRSTQWGGLSALVVGIGFAVYLNLSKSHLFTIEDPFLYVSWWSFLLAFIINVLVSLLTKRHTQANLEGLVFSPKIITKNETL; via the coding sequence ATGCTAAGCGGAATCGACTACTTTATCGTTATAGCCTACATCGTGGGAATGCTTTTATTAGGACTTTATTTTAAAAGGTTTGTCGGCAGTTCCAAAGATTATTTTTTAGGGGGTAAGAGCCTGCCTTTTTGGGCCATAGGCATGTCGATAGTGGTCTCCGATATCGGTGCTCTCGATTTTGTAGGGGTTTCGGGGCAGGCGTACCGCTATGGTATCGCCGTGGGTAATTTTGATTGGGTGGGCTCCGTGCCGGCGATGCTGTTGGCCGCTTTTATTTTTATCCCTTATTTCTGGCGCGGGGGAATGTACACCATCCCCGAATATTTGGGAAGAAGGTACAATAGATCGGTACGTACCATCGCATCGGCCACGTGGATTCTTTTTTTCGCCCTAGATCTCGGGGTGCTTTTTTGGGCCAGTGCCGTACTCTTGAACGTTTTAATGGGTTGGCCGATTTGGGTATCGATACTTTCTACCGCCGGGGTCGTGGGCCTCTATACTTATTTCGGAGGCATCACGGCAGTGATTATGACCGACGTCGTTCAAATGATCATCATGTTCATCGGGGGTTTCGCCCTGGTGTTTCTCAGTCTCGATGCCGTAGGAGGATGGGTGAACATGGTCGATAAAATCATGAGTATGGGGCCGGAGTACCAGAGCCACTTTGACATTATAAGGCCTATCGACACCCCTTCGCCGTTTCCGTGGACAGGCATTTTATTCGGACTCACTTTCGTTATGGCGAACGCCTATATGATCGGCAACCAATCCATAGTGCAACGCTGTCTCACCGCAAAGAACGAATGGCACGCCAAGGCTAGTATGATTTTTGGCTCGGCCCTGAAAATGCTTATCCCCATTTTGGTATTGTTTCCGGGACTGATGGCGGTTGTCGTGCATCCCGATTTACTAGACGGCGACCAGGCCCTGCCGATGATGATCAAAACGATACTGCCACCGGGCTTGGTCGGACTGATGTTTGCTGCATTTTTTGCCGGACTGATGTCCAGTGTAGATTCGTTACTGAATTCTACCGCAACCTTGTTTACCAAGGATATCTATGAGCCTTTTATCAAAAAGAACGCCGGAGATAAACACTATCTGAAAGTGGGCCAGATAACCACTTTGGTGTTGTTGGGCCTTGGGGTGGCAACAGCGCCGATCAGTAGTGACTTCCCCGGAATTTACGTGGCGATACAGACATTTATGTCCTACTTTCAAGGCCCGTTGTTCGCCATTTTGTTATTGGGAATCTTTTGGAAACGAAGCACCCAATGGGGCGGACTTTCCGCATTGGTCGTCGGAATTGGCTTTGCGGTGTACCTAAACCTGTCCAAATCCCATTTGTTTACGATAGAGGATCCTTTCCTATATGTTTCCTGGTGGTCGTTTCTCTTGGCCTTTATTATTAATGTTCTAGTAAGCTTGTTGACCAAAAGACATACCCAGGCGAACCTCGAAGGGTTGGTATTCAGCCCGAAAATCATCACTAAAAACGAAACCCTGTGA
- a CDS encoding DegT/DnrJ/EryC1/StrS family aminotransferase has protein sequence MQQLAIQGGKPCRNTSSHPWPKWPAWGKEEEKALVEVLNSGVWSYNGPKETEFNRLFAEFTGVKYSICTVNGTLTMQLALEAMGIGLGDEVIVPGLTWQATAATVLDVNATPILVDVLEDTWCIDPAAIEKAITPRTKAVIPVHLYGAFSDMDAVMEIAEKHELYVIEDCAHKHGGEWRGKKAGSIGDVGSFSFQLSKHLTAGEGGAMTTDNPDLAEKLDALRNCGRRPEGDSLIGADKGIGDYGDEGNFIQSGNLRITEFQAAILVEGLKRMPEQNAVREANGTYLNGLFEKIPGVSPLQRDARETKKAYFNFAFRYNKKEFKDLPVDRFRSALEAELDIMIDACYEPLNMCPLYVPHTKPARHKLNESYWNAIDPSRFSLPVCERIFKEESVCIHHKVLLGNRGDMDLIAAAIKKIYDSAENLM, from the coding sequence ATGCAACAATTAGCGATTCAAGGGGGGAAACCCTGCCGTAATACGAGCTCCCATCCTTGGCCGAAATGGCCGGCTTGGGGGAAAGAAGAGGAAAAGGCTCTGGTCGAGGTGCTGAACAGCGGCGTATGGTCCTACAACGGCCCTAAGGAAACAGAATTTAATCGACTTTTTGCCGAGTTCACAGGCGTTAAATATTCCATCTGCACCGTCAACGGCACCTTGACCATGCAACTCGCTCTGGAGGCCATGGGTATCGGTCTCGGAGATGAGGTGATTGTGCCGGGGCTTACCTGGCAGGCGACCGCCGCAACGGTGCTCGACGTGAACGCTACCCCGATTTTGGTCGATGTTCTTGAAGATACATGGTGCATCGACCCCGCAGCAATCGAAAAGGCCATCACCCCACGCACAAAGGCGGTCATTCCCGTGCATTTGTACGGAGCCTTTTCCGATATGGATGCCGTTATGGAAATTGCCGAAAAACACGAGCTTTATGTCATAGAGGACTGTGCCCATAAACACGGGGGTGAATGGAGGGGCAAAAAAGCGGGGAGCATCGGCGATGTTGGTAGCTTTAGCTTTCAGCTCTCCAAACACCTGACCGCCGGGGAAGGCGGCGCCATGACGACAGACAATCCGGATTTGGCCGAGAAACTGGATGCCCTACGTAATTGTGGCCGCAGACCCGAAGGAGATTCCCTCATCGGGGCGGATAAAGGTATCGGCGACTATGGGGATGAAGGCAATTTCATCCAGTCGGGCAATCTAAGGATTACCGAGTTTCAAGCGGCGATTCTCGTAGAAGGCCTTAAAAGGATGCCCGAGCAAAATGCCGTTCGGGAAGCCAACGGTACCTATTTAAACGGACTTTTTGAGAAAATCCCTGGGGTCTCCCCCTTGCAAAGAGACGCCAGGGAGACCAAAAAAGCTTATTTTAATTTCGCTTTTCGGTACAATAAAAAGGAGTTTAAGGACTTACCGGTCGATAGATTCCGAAGTGCGCTTGAAGCAGAATTGGATATTATGATAGATGCCTGTTATGAACCCTTGAATATGTGTCCGTTGTATGTGCCGCACACCAAACCGGCCCGCCATAAGCTGAACGAGAGCTACTGGAATGCTATTGATCCCAGTCGTTTTTCATTGCCTGTCTGTGAACGCATCTTTAAGGAAGAATCCGTATGCATCCACCATAAGGTATTACTGGGGAACCGTGGGGATATGGACCTCATTGCTGCTGCAATAAAAAAGATTTACGATAGTGCCGAAAATTTGATGTAA
- a CDS encoding SusC/RagA family TonB-linked outer membrane protein, whose protein sequence is MKTNNLCYLPLLVFSLFTGGLFAQSQISGTVTDTAGDVLPGVSVVLKGTVTGVTTNFDGQYTISVPDAQSILVFSYLGMSSKEIAVGNRSNIDVVLEASSQELDEVVVTALGISREKKSLGYSVSEVGGDAIDNVPQENALNALSGKVSGVAINSTGTPGSSVSMVIRGSTSLSGDNQPLFVVDGVPIFNTLNNVGGVGRDNRVDYGNAISDINTDDIESMTVLKGASAAALYGSRAGNGVVLITTKSGKSRKGLGVTVNSSTVFDIPYRYLDTHSRFAAGSRPYTPDNFPTNPYGEILISETASAWAGPALDQGIKAIHWPYTAQELESGNPVARELRSHNNPKNFFNTAITTTNNISVQDNTEKVNYRLSYNHLKNKGFIPNTDLNKHSINLNSKINLNQNVSVSSSLNYTKTYADNRPAGNRGANPIQAMYEIAPHIDVRDLKQYWLPGFEGLFQNSPFEFGDDPTETEWNNPYFLANEVNNGFVRNRFYGNIRADYKITDDFSAMLRYNYDEINEQRETKISNGYTNEMNGAYGLTDIFRKEINVDFLLTYEKNFTDWDFSVSFGGNQRKFDATTVRNATKSRGQGLLTPNLFTLSNIAPNNLDFDSYKQEKKVNSLYGLASIGFKDMFYLDVTGRNDWSSTLPDSNNSYFYPSISGSLLLNNAFDMGNKVSLIKLRAGYAEVGNDTDPYNLIPVLNSGGSWGDASLLSVPGDLLNTGLKPESQNSWEVGVDMAFLGSRLRLDATYYESDNRDQIFPVNNPISSGYDTKFINAGLLTSEGVEASLGGTLVTNRDWNWDMDFVFTRNRTTVVKLAEDMNSITLWTDAKGGAITWLGEEIGNIVDRELVRVEDLNSPYHGWPLIDDEGFENSDRTLEDEDGNRVAPIIGNFNPDFILGMTTSVSYKNLSLSMNLDWRKGGQFVSQTHRYGESDMHTQRWLDKLHNLNDVGDIPTYIKENENQYLSEDGEFYVLVGGPTAEDGGFPVDDGGITLSDGVFMPGVQGEYDDDGNFVATSENLGGPGTVYTRYQDHYGWDFTRNATFDSDFVKLREISLSYALSSKNLQQIGIQNMTISLFSRNVILWTKADIGIDPEMAFQPESDVQGRSGIQFKQGIERFNVNPFAIPVGFKLNFSF, encoded by the coding sequence ATGAAAACAAATAATCTTTGCTACCTCCCGCTCTTAGTGTTCAGCTTGTTTACCGGCGGCCTATTTGCACAGAGCCAGATATCCGGAACGGTTACCGACACCGCGGGAGACGTTCTGCCTGGCGTTTCCGTTGTACTTAAAGGAACCGTAACAGGGGTGACTACCAATTTTGACGGCCAATACACCATTTCGGTACCGGATGCCCAATCCATTCTAGTATTCTCATATTTAGGAATGTCCAGCAAGGAAATAGCTGTTGGAAATCGATCGAACATCGATGTGGTTCTAGAGGCTTCGTCCCAAGAACTGGACGAGGTCGTAGTCACGGCACTTGGAATCTCCCGCGAAAAAAAGTCGCTCGGCTACTCCGTCAGCGAGGTCGGTGGCGATGCCATCGACAATGTGCCGCAGGAAAATGCCCTGAACGCGCTTTCCGGGAAGGTATCGGGAGTAGCGATAAACTCGACGGGAACTCCCGGTTCATCTGTGAGTATGGTCATTCGGGGATCGACCTCATTATCAGGGGATAATCAACCTCTATTCGTAGTCGACGGCGTGCCCATTTTCAATACGTTGAACAATGTAGGGGGCGTCGGACGAGATAACCGCGTCGACTATGGCAATGCCATTTCGGATATCAACACCGATGATATCGAGAGCATGACCGTTTTAAAAGGCGCCAGTGCAGCGGCCCTCTACGGATCCCGCGCGGGCAATGGCGTTGTGCTTATCACCACCAAATCGGGTAAATCGAGGAAAGGTCTGGGGGTCACGGTTAACTCCAGTACCGTTTTTGATATCCCCTACCGTTACCTGGATACCCATTCCCGATTTGCCGCCGGATCACGACCCTATACGCCAGATAATTTCCCGACCAACCCTTATGGTGAAATCTTGATCAGCGAAACCGCATCCGCATGGGCCGGCCCCGCTTTGGACCAAGGAATCAAGGCCATTCACTGGCCCTATACCGCGCAGGAGCTGGAGAGCGGAAATCCCGTAGCCCGGGAACTTCGATCGCACAACAATCCGAAAAATTTCTTTAATACGGCCATAACGACGACCAACAACATTTCAGTACAGGACAACACCGAAAAAGTGAATTACCGGCTGTCGTACAACCACCTGAAGAACAAAGGGTTCATTCCGAATACAGATCTCAACAAGCACAGTATCAACCTAAACTCAAAAATAAACCTGAACCAAAACGTTTCGGTGAGCTCCAGTTTGAACTACACGAAAACTTATGCCGACAACCGACCGGCCGGTAATAGAGGGGCCAACCCCATCCAGGCCATGTACGAGATCGCCCCCCATATCGATGTGCGGGACCTCAAACAGTATTGGTTGCCGGGATTTGAGGGACTGTTTCAAAATTCGCCCTTTGAGTTTGGCGACGATCCGACCGAAACCGAATGGAACAATCCGTATTTTTTGGCCAACGAGGTTAACAACGGCTTTGTTAGAAATCGCTTTTATGGGAACATCAGAGCCGACTATAAAATCACAGACGACTTTAGCGCCATGCTGCGCTACAATTATGATGAGATCAACGAACAGCGCGAAACCAAGATATCGAACGGCTATACCAACGAAATGAACGGCGCCTACGGGCTGACGGATATCTTCCGCAAAGAAATCAACGTCGATTTTTTGCTTACCTATGAAAAGAACTTTACGGATTGGGACTTTAGTGTGTCTTTCGGGGGCAACCAACGCAAGTTCGACGCTACTACCGTAAGAAATGCCACCAAAAGCAGAGGGCAAGGCCTTTTGACGCCTAATCTTTTTACCTTGAGCAACATAGCGCCCAACAACCTTGATTTCGATTCCTATAAACAGGAAAAGAAGGTCAATAGTCTTTACGGACTGGCCAGTATCGGGTTTAAGGATATGTTTTATTTAGATGTCACCGGCAGAAACGACTGGTCAAGCACCCTGCCCGACAGCAACAATTCTTACTTTTACCCCTCGATATCGGGAAGCCTTTTATTGAACAACGCTTTCGATATGGGCAACAAAGTGTCATTGATCAAGCTTCGGGCCGGTTATGCGGAGGTCGGAAACGACACGGATCCCTACAATCTGATTCCCGTATTGAACAGTGGTGGTTCATGGGGCGATGCCTCCCTGCTTTCCGTACCGGGCGACCTATTGAACACAGGGCTGAAACCGGAGTCCCAGAATTCTTGGGAGGTCGGTGTCGATATGGCCTTCCTAGGCAGTCGTCTGCGCTTGGATGCCACCTACTACGAAAGTGACAATCGGGATCAGATATTCCCGGTAAACAACCCCATCTCCTCCGGCTATGATACCAAATTCATCAACGCCGGCCTGCTTACGAGCGAAGGAGTCGAGGCCAGTCTCGGGGGCACTCTCGTAACCAATAGGGACTGGAACTGGGACATGGATTTTGTTTTTACCAGAAACCGCACTACGGTTGTCAAACTTGCGGAAGACATGAATTCGATAACGTTGTGGACCGATGCTAAGGGAGGTGCCATTACCTGGCTCGGAGAAGAAATAGGCAATATTGTAGATCGTGAGTTGGTTCGGGTCGAAGATTTAAACTCCCCCTACCACGGATGGCCCCTGATCGATGACGAGGGTTTTGAGAACAGTGACCGTACCCTAGAAGATGAAGATGGGAACCGTGTCGCCCCCATCATAGGCAATTTCAATCCCGATTTTATATTGGGCATGACGACTTCGGTGTCTTATAAAAATTTGTCGCTCTCCATGAATCTCGATTGGCGCAAAGGCGGACAATTCGTCTCACAGACACACCGTTACGGGGAGTCTGACATGCATACCCAACGCTGGCTCGACAAATTGCATAATTTGAATGACGTAGGGGACATTCCCACCTATATAAAAGAGAATGAGAATCAATATCTGTCCGAAGATGGCGAATTTTACGTGCTGGTCGGTGGCCCTACCGCCGAAGACGGAGGCTTCCCCGTTGACGATGGAGGCATCACCCTTAGCGATGGGGTCTTTATGCCCGGGGTACAGGGCGAATATGATGATGACGGAAATTTTGTGGCGACCTCTGAAAATCTGGGTGGTCCGGGAACGGTCTATACGCGATACCAAGACCATTATGGTTGGGACTTCACCAGAAACGCAACCTTTGATTCCGACTTCGTTAAGCTTCGGGAGATTTCCCTGTCCTACGCATTGTCATCAAAAAACCTACAACAAATAGGCATTCAGAACATGACCATTTCATTATTCAGCAGAAACGTGATACTCTGGACCAAGGCAGATATCGGAATCGATCCCGAGATGGCCTTCCAACCGGAATCGGATGTACAGGGGAGAAGCGGTATTCAATTCAAACAGGGTATCGAACGGTTCAATGTGAATCCTTTTGCCATTCCCGTTGGCTTCAAATTGAATTTTAGTTTCTAG
- a CDS encoding SusD/RagB family nutrient-binding outer membrane lipoprotein, with protein MRISNKTIGTILATTVFLALSCDKDITEINKNPNGVNLDEANPSFLLTEVMAKTAKDIGNNGYAEPLAAFVQYIQKDSWGNNNYDWEGGGWEGYYNSLRTADLALSRSMELDMRFHQAVAMIMKAHLFGLLTDFYGEVPYSEALRGDTDVNLPKYDAQETIYKGIIADFEAASSLLSNNQGQLEQFLPSQDIYFQGDSEKWIKYANSLALRYYMRLSEKDPSFAGSGVQKTLGKPLISSIDEECAVPYVGVSPDDSQPSNGRSGTPSQFTRVKPCETLVGTLVNLDDPRRHIWFAPVAIPIQVVPSEEVPGGGDDVVVDGVRYINEASLADNFTIYNPETWYQDRLDGLTLIDTSSVYVGIPVSVQGTEPYTYNLNPQPTQGGDNVHVSEMDPQFNETAGPYLKARILSYAEVAFLKAEAALKGWGVDAEENYNTGIQASFDAWGIGDLAADYMDNDGVAFDGTLQQLMEQKWIANFSAASESYMDWRRTGLPELRPGPFAVADVIPVRFVYPDNARNFNSQNYNDALEDLEVTPYTDAVPGYVENDTPWSKPWLLQGVAEPW; from the coding sequence ATGAGAATCAGTAACAAAACCATAGGCACAATCCTGGCAACAACCGTCTTCTTGGCGCTCTCCTGTGATAAGGATATTACCGAAATCAATAAAAACCCCAATGGGGTGAACCTAGACGAGGCCAATCCGAGTTTCCTGCTCACGGAAGTGATGGCCAAAACCGCCAAGGACATAGGCAACAATGGCTATGCCGAGCCTTTGGCCGCTTTTGTCCAGTACATACAAAAAGATTCTTGGGGAAACAACAACTATGACTGGGAAGGCGGTGGCTGGGAAGGTTACTACAACAGCCTACGCACCGCAGACCTCGCCCTCTCCCGCTCGATGGAACTGGATATGAGATTCCATCAAGCAGTGGCCATGATCATGAAGGCCCATCTCTTCGGTCTATTGACAGATTTTTATGGGGAGGTGCCCTATTCCGAAGCCCTGCGCGGCGACACCGATGTCAATCTTCCCAAGTATGACGCACAGGAAACCATTTATAAGGGAATAATAGCGGATTTTGAAGCCGCTTCCTCCCTTTTGTCAAATAACCAAGGCCAACTGGAACAATTTCTGCCGTCACAGGATATCTATTTCCAGGGCGATTCGGAAAAGTGGATCAAATATGCCAATTCCCTGGCCTTACGCTATTATATGCGTCTTTCCGAAAAGGACCCTTCGTTCGCTGGTTCCGGTGTTCAAAAAACCTTGGGCAAACCTTTAATCTCAAGTATCGACGAAGAATGTGCCGTACCCTATGTCGGGGTCAGTCCCGACGATTCACAGCCTAGCAACGGGAGAAGCGGTACACCCTCGCAATTTACCCGGGTAAAGCCCTGTGAGACCCTGGTCGGAACCTTGGTCAACTTGGACGATCCCAGACGTCATATATGGTTCGCCCCCGTTGCCATTCCCATTCAAGTAGTGCCTTCTGAAGAGGTACCCGGCGGTGGCGACGACGTTGTTGTCGATGGAGTCCGGTATATTAATGAAGCGTCCTTGGCCGATAACTTTACCATCTACAATCCCGAAACCTGGTACCAAGATCGGTTGGACGGCCTGACCCTAATAGATACCAGCTCGGTCTATGTTGGCATCCCCGTATCTGTTCAAGGTACCGAGCCTTATACCTATAACCTTAATCCACAGCCCACGCAAGGGGGCGACAACGTGCATGTTTCAGAAATGGATCCGCAATTCAACGAAACGGCGGGGCCCTACCTGAAAGCCCGTATTTTATCGTATGCCGAAGTCGCTTTCTTAAAGGCCGAGGCCGCTTTAAAAGGATGGGGGGTCGATGCAGAAGAAAATTACAACACTGGAATACAGGCGTCTTTCGATGCATGGGGCATCGGTGACCTTGCCGCAGATTATATGGATAACGACGGAGTGGCTTTCGACGGAACCTTACAACAGCTTATGGAGCAAAAATGGATTGCGAACTTTTCGGCAGCATCCGAATCGTATATGGATTGGCGTAGAACCGGTCTGCCCGAGCTTAGGCCCGGCCCTTTCGCCGTTGCGGATGTTATTCCCGTCCGCTTCGTGTACCCCGACAACGCCCGCAACTTCAACAGCCAAAATTATAACGATGCCCTGGAAGACCTTGAAGTCACCCCGTATACCGATGCTGTGCCCGGCTATGTAGAAAATGACACCCCTTGGTCCAAACCTTGGCTTCTGCAGGGGGTTGCGGAACCCTGGTAA